In Zingiber officinale cultivar Zhangliang chromosome 8B, Zo_v1.1, whole genome shotgun sequence, a single genomic region encodes these proteins:
- the LOC122017491 gene encoding aspartyl protease AED3-like: MVTLLLNLLLLVANAASITAATPCSTPPDEGSTVHILHAFGPCSPLGTAPFTSWEDTIMDLLSRDASRLPYLSSLAASAGRSFVPLASGRQLLQIPNYVVRAKVGSPPQSLLVALDNSNDAAWFPCSGCLGCPSAAASFAVASSTSYRPLPCGSLQCGQVPSPFCPAGAVSCSFNLTYGTSSIQAGLVQDSLSLAADVVPSYTFGCLQKVIGGNSVPQQGLLGLGRGPLSFLSQTKSLYDSTFSYCLPSFKSLNFTGTLRLGPVGQPKRIKTTPLLSNPRRSSLYYVNMVGVRVGRKVVDIPPSALAFDPVTGAGTIVDSGTMFTRLVLPAYTAVRDEFRRRIKAAGPVTTLGGFDTCYDGPVKAPSISLMFAGMNVTLPPENVMIHSTAGTISCLAMAASPDNMNSMINVVANMQQQNHRVLFDVPNGRIGFAREPCSTAV; encoded by the coding sequence ATGGTCACCCTGCTGCTTAACCTCCTCCTCCTCGTGGCCAACGCCGCCTCCATCACGGCCGCCACTCCCTGCTCCACCCCGCCGGACGAGGGCTCCACCGTCCACATCCTCCACGCCTTCGGCCCTTGCTCCCCTCTCGGCACCGCGCCCTTCACCTCGTGGGAGGACACCATAATGGACCTCCTGTCCCGCGACGCATCCCGCCTCCCCTACCTCTCCTCCCTCGCCGCCTCCGCCGGCCGCTCCTTCGTCCCCCTCGCGTCCGGCCGCCAGCTCCTCCAGATCCCGAACTACGTCGTCCGCGCGAAGGTTGGCTCCCCGCCCCAGTCCCTCCTCGTCGCCCTCGACAACAGCAACGACGCCGCCTGGTTCCCCTGCTCCGGTTGCCTCGGCTGTCCCTCTGCCGCCGCCTCCTTCGCCGTCGCTAGCTCCACCAGCTACCGCCCTCTACCGTGCGGCTCCCTGCAGTGCGGCCAGGTCCCCAGCCCCTTCTGCCCCGCCGGCGCAGTCTCCTGCTCCTTCAACCTCACCTACGGCACCTCTTCCATCCAGGCTGGCCTCGTCCAGGACTCCCTCTCCCTCGCAGCCGACGTCGTGCCCTCTTACACCTTCGGGTGCCTGCAGAAGGTCATCGGCGGCAACTCTGTTCCGCAGCAGGGACTCCTCGGCCTCGGCCGCGGCCCGCTCTCCTTTTTGTCCCAAACCAAGAGTCTCTACGACTCCACCTTCTCCTATTGCCTTCCCAGCTTTAAGTCCCTCAACTTCACCGGAACGCTCCGGCTCGGTCCCGTCGGCCAGCCGAAGCGCATCAAGACCACACCTCTGCTCTCCAACCCTCGCCGCTCCTCGCTCTACTACGTCAACATGGTCGGCGTCCGCGTGGGGCGCAAGGTGGTCGACATTCCCCCCTCCGCGCTGGCCTTCGACCCGGTCACCGGCGCCGGCACCATCGTCGACTCCGGGACCATGTTCACGCGCTTGGTTTTGCCAGCGTACACCGCTGTGCGGGACGAGTTCCGGCGGCGGATTAAGGCAGCGGGGCCGGTGACAACGCTCGGCGGGTTCGACACGTGCTACGACGGGCCCGTGAAGGCGCCGTCCATCTCGCTGATGTTCGCAGGGATGAACGTGACGCTGCCGCCGGAGAACGTCATGATCCACAGCACGGCGGGGACGATCTCTTGCCTCGCGATGGCGGCGTCGCCGGACAACATGAACTCGATGATCAACGTGGTAGCGAACATGCAGCAGCAGAACCACAGGGTGCTCTTCGACGTGCCCAACGGCCGGATCGGCTTCGCCCGTGAGCCCTGCAGCACCGCAGTATGA